One genomic region from Tripterygium wilfordii isolate XIE 37 chromosome 20, ASM1340144v1, whole genome shotgun sequence encodes:
- the LOC119986906 gene encoding ABC transporter B family member 19-like — translation MEGITSKGEDEKKGMITSKAMPFYKLLSYADPLDWTLMALGTFGSIVHGMAQPIGYLLLGKALDAFGENINDPDNMVKALKKVVPFVWYMAFATFPAGILEIGCWMYASERQLARLRIAFLKAVLSQEIGAFDTDLTGGKIITGISNHMSIIQDAIGEKLGHFLSCFATFFSGILIAFICCWEVALLTLVVVPMILAIGATYTKKMHAIAAVKMIFLSEATFLVEQTISQIKTVFAFVGECSAIKSFSGCMAKQLSVSKTEALIKGFGTGMFQAATFCSWALIVWVGAVVVTAKRAKGGDVIAAVMSILFGAISVTYAAPDMQIFNQAKAAGSQVFQVIQRKPEISYNSKGKTPDTFAGNIDIRDVHFAYPSRHEIVILKGLSLSIPAGKMVALVGSSGCGKSTVISLLSRFYDPLQGDIFIDNHNIKDLDLKFLRRNIGTVSQEPSLFSGTIKENVMVGNMDADDEQIQKAATMANAHSFISQLPENYLTEVGERGVQLSGGQKQRIAIARAILKNPPILLLDEATSALDAESEKQVQDALEKAMQGRTVILIAHRMSTIINADVIAVVENGQVTETGTHQSLLNTSKFYNNLCSMQNLSPVMNSARLVHSQSSIVIIMTKIEDTDSAEEPTSTNQDSPSQLREEHEGPKETSRQQSKPQEDEEKGRRRRAIIFFRIWFGLKHTELIKTAVGSFAAVFSSISKPVFGFFIITIGVAYYHENAKQQVGWYSILFALIGFISVFSHTLQHYFFGVVGEKAMKNLTEALYSGVLRNEMAWFEKSENNVGSLTSRIINDTSMVKTIISDRMSVIVQCVSSILIATVVSLIVNWRMALVAWAVMPCHFIGGLIQAKSAKGFSADSAAVHHKLVALASESVANIRTVASFCQEDHILRKAKISLEKPMRQIRRDSVMYGLIHGFSLCLWNIAHAVALWYTTILVDRNQATFRDCIRSYQIFSLTVPSITELWMLIPNVISAINILTPAFETLDRKTKIVPDVPKISQHEGIKGKIEFQNVKFNYPLRPEVTVLNNFSLQIEPGSKVALVGPSGSGKSSVLALLLRFYDPREGKVLVDQLDVREYNLRWLRKQIGFVQQEPLLFSSSIRDNICYGNEEASETEMVKVAEEANIHNFISNLPDGYDTVVGEKGSHLSGGQKQRIAIARTLLKRPIILLMDEATSALDAESEKSVLSALESVDLNNSGVSSKITQITVAHRLSTVINSDSIVVMDKGTIMEMGSHSALMAASKGVYSTLYELQTLQTSDKNV, via the exons ATGGAGGGGATCACCAGCAAAGGAGAAGATGAGAAGAAGGGGATGATCACCAGCAAAGCTATGCCATTCTATAAGCTTTTGAGCTACGCAGACCCGCTGGATTGGACCCTAATGGCATTGGGGACTTTTGGTTCTATAGTTCATGGCATGGCTCAACCCATAGGTTATCTATTGCTGGGCAAAGCCCTGGATGCCTTTGGAGAGAACATCAACGACCCTGATAACATGGTTAAAGCACTGAAAAAG GTTGTTCCATTTGTTTGGTACATGGCCTTCGCCACCTTCCCAGCAGGAATACTAG AGATTGGATGTTGGATGTATGCAAGTGAAAGACAGTTAGCACGCTTAAGGATAGCATTCCTGAAAGCTGTACTTAGCCAAGAGATCGGGGCTTTTGATACAGATTTAACAGGCGGCAAAATCATCACAGGAATCAGTAACCACATGAGCATCATACAAGATGCAATAGGGGAGAAG TTGGGGCATTTTCTGTCATGCTTTGCAACCTTCTTCTCTGGAATATTGATCGCTTTCATATGCTGTTGGGAAGTCGCACTGCTTACTTTGGTGGTTGTTCCGATGATCCTCGCTATCGGAGCCACTTACACCAAGAAAATGCATGCCATTGCAGCTGTCAAGATGATTTTCCTTTCAGAAGCCACATTCTTGGTAGAGCAGACAATATCTCAAATCAAAACAGTGTTTGCATTTGTGGGGGAGTGCAGTGCAATCAAGTCATTTTCAGGGTGCATGGCCAAACAATTAAGTGTAAGCAAGACAGAAGCGCTGATAAAGGGATTTGGAACAGGAATGTTTCAAGCTGCCACCTTCTGTTCTTGGGCTCTTATCGTCTGGGTTGGAGCGGTTGTTGTCACCGCCAAGAGGGCAAAAGGAGGAGATGTCATTGCCGCAGTCATGAGCATCCTTTTTGGAGCTAT ATCGGTCACTTACGCTGCACCAGACATGCAAATATTCAATCAGGCAAAAGCTGCCGGAAGCCAAGTCTTCCAGGTGATCCAAAGAAAGCCAGAGATAagttacaattcaaaaggaaagACACCAGACACCTTTGCAGGCAATATTGACATACGTGATGTTCACTTTGCCTATCCATCGCGGCACGAAATAGTTATCCTCAAGGGGCTTTCACTGTCAATTCCAGCAGGGAAAATGGTAGCTTTGGTGGGTAGTAGTGGGTGTGGAAAGAGTACTGTCATCTCTCTACTTTCTAGATTCTACGATCCTTTACAAG GTGATATTTTCATTGACAACCATAATATCAAGGATCTTGACTTGAAATTCCTTCGAAGGAACATCGGAACAGTTTCTCAGGAGCCATCCCTCTTTTCCGGCACTATCAAGGAAAATGTGATGGTAGGAAACATGGATGCTGATGATGAGCAGATCCAGAAGGCCGCAACCATGGCAAATGCACACTCATTTATATCGCAACTCCCCGAAAACTACTTGACAGAG GTAGGCGAAAGGGGAGTCCAGTTATCAGGAGGACAAAAGCAAAGAATTGCCATAGCAAGAGCCATTTTAAAGAATCCTCCAATTCTTCTGCTTGACGAGGCCACAAGCGCGCTTGATGCAGAGTCGGAGAAGCAAGTACAGGATGCCCTCGAGAAGGCTATGCAGGGGAGAACTGTGATATTGATTGCGCACAGGATGTCAACCATAATCAATGCAGACGTGATTGCAGTTGTTGAGAATGGGCAAGTTACAGAGACAGGGACGCACCAAAGCTTGCTAAATACAAGTAAATTCTACAATAATTTGTGCAGCATGCAGAACCTTAGCCCGGTGATGAATTCAGCAAGGTTGGTTCATTCTCAAAGTTCAATTGTTATTATTATGACAAAAATAGAAG ATACAGATTCCGCTGAAGAACCTACAAGTACCAACCAAGATAGTCCTTCTCAATTGCGTGAAGAACATGAAGGACCCAAGGAGACTAGCAGACAGCAGTCCAAGCCTCAGGAAGATGAggagaaaggaagaagaagaagagcaatcaTATTCTTCAGAATCTGGTTTGGCTTGAAGCATACAGAGCTCATAAAGACAGCTGTTGGGTCCTTTGCAGCAGTATTTTCTAGCATCTCAAAACCAGTGTTTGGATTCTTCATCATAACAATTGGAGTAGCATACTACCATGAAAATGCTAAGCAACAAGTGGGATGGTATTCGATACTTTTTGCGCTGATAGGTTTCATTTCGGTATTCTCGCACACCTTGCAGCATTACTTTTTTGGAGTGGTGGGAGAAAAAGCCATGAAAAACCTCACAGAAGCCCTTTACTCAG GTGTATTGCGCAACGAGATGGCTTGGTTTGAAAAATCTGAGAACAATGTTGGTTCACTCACCTCGAGGATCATCAATGACACCTCCATGGTTAAAACCATAATCTCAGATCGCATGTCTGTAATCGTCCAATGCGTCTCCTCCATATTAATTGCAACAGTCGTGAGCCTCATCGTAAATTGGAGAATGGCTCTAGTAGCTTGGGCAGTGATGCCCTGCCACTTCATTGGTGGACTTATTCAAGCCAAATCTGCCAAAGGATTTTCAGCTGACTCTGCTGCTGTACATCACAAACTTGTCGCCCTCGCTTCTGAGTCCGTAGCCAACATAAGAACTGTTGCATCCTTTTGCCAAGAAGATCACATACTCCGGAAAGCCAAGATATCTCTAGAGAAACCAATGAGGCAAATCAGAAGAGACAGTGTCATGTATGGACTCATTCACGGCTTCTCTCTTTGCTTATGGAATATTGCACATGCTGTTGCTTTATGGTACACAACCATCTTGGTTGATAGAAATCAAGCCACATTTAGAGACTGCATCAGATCATACCAGATTTTCTCCCTCACAGTACCTTCAATCACAGAATTATGGATGCTGATCCCTAACGTTATCTCCGCCATCAATATACTAACTCCTGCATTCGAGACCCTAGACCGGAAAACCAAAATCGTACCAGATGTACCAAAAATATCACAGCATGAGGGGATCAAAGGGAAGATTGAATTCCAAAATGTCAAATTTAACTACCCATTAAGACCAGAAGTGACTGTTCTCAACAACTTCAGTTTACAGATTGAACCTGGATCAAAGGTGGCTCTTGTCGGGCCAAGTGGATCTGGGAAGTCCTCGGTTTTGGCCTTACTGTTGAGATTCTATGATCCTAGAGAAGGAAAAGTCCTAGTTGATCAGCTGGACGTAAGAGAATACAATCTGAGATGGTTGAGGAAACAAATCGGATTTGTGCAACAAGAGCCACTTCTTTTCAGTTCCTCGATTAGAGACAACATCTGCTACGGAAATGAAGAGGCCTCTGAGACAGAAATGGTGAAGGTTGCAGAGGAAGCAAACATACATAACTTTATAAGTAATCTGCCTGATGGATATGATACAGTGGTGGGGGAAAAGGGCAGCCACCTTTCAGGGGGACAGAAGCAAAGAATAGCGATCGCTAGAACTCTGTTAAAGAGGCCAATAATTCTGCTCATGGACGAAGCAACAAGTGCTCTTGATGCCGAGTCGGAAAAATCTGTGCTGAGTGCTTTGGAATCAGTAGATCTGAACAACAGTGGTGTATCCTCCAAAATCACACAGATTACAGTTGCACATAGGCTTTCCACAGTCATAAACTCTGATAGCATAGTTGTCATGGATAAAGGTACGATCATGGAGATGGGTTCCCACTCAGCTTTAATGGCAGCATCTAAAGGAGTATACTCAACACTATACGAGCTCCAAACTTTGCAGACAAGTGATAAAAATGTTTAA
- the LOC119986907 gene encoding uncharacterized protein LOC119986907, whose translation MAIDLDEERREKQKEAKEDEEDEKSFLERKKKELQQKRIAIEYDWLDPNKPAPPVKQYVPPIPFSQRLHKNKMDSKFSNFLNVFKKLQINIPFVEALEQMPGYAKFIKDILSKKKKWVEHETVQLTEECSAILQRKLPIKRQDPESFTIPCIIGTILFDKALCDLGYSVNLMTFSIAKHLGLGEVASTNVSLQMADRSITYPYGIIEDVLVKVDKLVFPADFIVLDMEEDVDTPIILGRPFLATGRTLIDVEQGMFYVLGDFYTVVIT comes from the exons ATGGCGATTGATTTGGatgaagaaaggagagaaaagcaAAAGGAAGCTAAGGA GGACGAAGAAGATGAGAAATCTTTCTTAGAGCGAAAGAAAAAGGAGCTCCAACAAAAGCGAATTGCAATTGAATATGATTGGCTTGATCCTAACAAACCAGCCCCTCCAGTCAAACAATACGTTCCTCCTATTCCATTCTCTCAAAGGCTTCACAAGAACAAGATGGATAGTAAGTTCTCTAATTTCTTAAATGTTTTTAAGAAATTACAAATCAACATTCCTTTTGTAGAAGCCTTAGAACAGATGCCGGGATATGCAAAGTTCATAAAGGATATCTTgtccaagaagaagaagtgggTTGAGCATGAGACTGTCCAATTGACTGAGGAATGCAGTGCTATTTTGCAACGAAAGTTACCAATCAAACGCCAAGATCCAGAGAGTTTTACTATACCTTGCATTATTGGAActattttgtttgataaagcTCTTTGTGATCTAGGATATAGCGTTAATTTGATGACATTTTCTATTGCCAAACACCTTGGGTTGGGTGAGGTAGCCTCAACTAATGTTTCGTTGCAGATGGCAGATAGGTCTATTACTTACCCTTATGGCATAattgaagatgttttagtaaaggtaGACAAATTGGTATTCCCTGCAGATTTTATCGTATTGGACATGGAAGAGGATGTCGACACACCAATTATTTTGGGTCGACCATTCCTTGCAACTGGGAGGACCTTGATTGATGTGGAACAAGGAATG TTTTATGTTTTGGGTGATTTTTACACTGTGGTTATCACTTGA
- the LOC119986908 gene encoding uncharacterized protein LOC119986908, with the protein MIEDGFDPSSLSENPSVQAIKDFNERQQKNFKALTFLYSAIDDSIFPRVVGIKTVKAAWSKLQEEFQGSERVRQQRLSTLKREFELLKMKDSETVREYSAKLMEIVNQMKLYGEQVTDYKVVEKILISLPDRFEAKISAIEESCNLKELSITELCTKLQAQELRFTRKSKEVTEGAFQMKQKGKQPGGFKDGKKKFQDKGGGKGKSVENSSAGDQSKKEQVKFPPCPHCNRTNHPERYCWQKYGKPQCRFCKKFGHIEKNCKVKQNQGNSGSSASYEANYSGDKQTAQDHLFMAIGSSRTLDDGIWLIDSGCTSHMAKDASLFSSLDRSIRTKVTMGNGNVVQVEGRGSVAISTKQGLIAAVLLFLLLADDSRLWHSRYGHYNLRSLKFACDHNLIRDLIVSGVTDEVAQDLFSSKFFLESY; encoded by the exons ATGATAGAGGATGGGTTTGATCCCTCCTCACTTTCTGAAAATCCTTCTGTCCAAGCCATAAAGGATTTCAATGAAAGGCAGCAGAAAAATTTCAAAGCTTTAACCTTTTTATATTCTGCAATTGATGATTCTATTTTTCCAAGGGTTGTGGGCATTAAAACTGTCAAGGCAGCTTGGAGCAAGCTGCAGGAGGAATTTCAAGGAAGTGAAAGGGTTAGACAACAAAGATTGTCGACTCTTAAAAGAGAATTTGAACTGTTGAAGATGAAAGATTCTGAGACAGTGAGAGAGTATTCAGCAAAACTTATGGAGATTGTTAATCAAATGAAGCTATATGGGGAGCAAGTTACTGATTATAAAGTAGTTGAGAAGATTCTCATCAGCCTACCTGACAGATTTGAAGCCAAAATTTCAGCTATTGAAGAGTCTTGCAATCTGAAGGAGCTTTCCATTACTGAGCTTTGTACTAAGCTGCAAGCTCAAGAGTTGAGATTCACTAGGAAGTCAAAAGAGGTGACTGAAGGTGCTtttcaaatgaaacaaaaagggAAGCAGCCAGGTGGTTTTAAAGATGGGAAGAAAAAATTTCAAGACAAAGGTGGTGGAAAGGGTAAATCAGTAGAAAATTCAAGTGCTGGAGACCAGTCCAAGAAGGAACAAGTAAAATTTCCACCATGTCCTCACTGCAACAGAACCAATCATCCTGAAAGGTACTGTTGGCAGAAATATGGGAAGCCTCAGTGCAGGTTTTGTAAGAAATTTGGACACATTGAAAAGAATTGTAAAGTTAAGCAGAATCAAGGTAACTCTGGAAGTTCAGCCTCTTATGAAGCTAATTATTCTGGTGATAAACAAACAGCTCAAGATCACCTGTTTATGGCAATTGGAAGTTCTAGGACTCTTGATGATGGCATTTGGCTCATTGACAGTGGTTGTACTAGTCATATGGCCAAGGATGCTTCTTTGTTTTCAAGCTTGGATAGATCTATCAGAACTAAGGTGACTATGGGCAATGGAAATGTTGTGCAGGTTGAAGGTAGGGGTTCTGTGGCTATTAGCACGAAGCAAg GGTTGATTGCTGCTGTATTATTATTTCTCCTACTG GCAGATGATTCTAGACTTTGGCATAGCAGATATGGACATTACAATTTAAGGTCTCTGAAGTTTGCTTGTGATCACAATCTAATTAGAGATTTGATAGTATCTGGAGTCACAGATGAAGTTGCACAGGACCTCTTTTCCAGCAAATTCTTCTTGGAGAGCTACTGA
- the LOC119986909 gene encoding protein FAR1-RELATED SEQUENCE 6-like — translation MGRCCRPKYSVKRCTYSSTESFYFGRVFDVVEACVILNALQVLSVFKPVVHYWAYFDGETLSLGYQFCHASSLLHFVSVMPVFYVLQICEDMVSLDDIDSHININQVACVNDCIHIGAETVGSNVPVIGMLFESVDEMFKFYKEYGQVNGFSVKRRLLTKDTNGDYRYMIFSCGRSDKFVSRSKNPANHRGYSKNECKARLVGRLSVDGKWKITLFEDVHNHDLSPSHSRFFVCNREINPSMKRQLEINDIAGIRPNKSFNSFVIGAGGHDNIQFLERDTRNLIARTRDANAVHDYFLKMQANNNQGFFSLIDWDDDGRLRNVFWADPRSRAAYHEFGDIVTFDTTYLTNKYDMPFAPFVGVNHHGQSILLGCGLISSEDTQTFVWLFRTWLACMGGVAPHGIITDQDRAMKNAIEIVFPNTRRRLCLWHIMKKVPEKFGSHGEYESIKRMLAEAVYDSHSIEEFENNWSLLIYLHNLDGNSWLDNMYMEKEKWVPIYVKKYFWVGMSTTGRSESMNAFFDGYVNSKTTLKQFVEQYSNALRKKIEKECQADFDSANKKLVCVTKYEMQMQMQNTLTHAKFLEFQKELSGMMYCGIKSMCTVELGTQYIIYKDIFYGESGKKKVMFTVMYDGLNVGCSCLNFEFKGILCRHAVTVLLANDEYLLPAHYIFSRWRKDVRRCHSRVKISFDGWTTTNEQVRYDHMCKTFAWLADLAAENDYHYSNVIKWIEGSINNMATIPRQIAIASLTVSSSISNDPIIKKGKGRPHSVMKKKVFKRNYGDSTSNAAGGSRSNGGLGC, via the exons ATGGGGCGATGTTGCAGGCCTAAATACTCGGTTAAACGCTGCACATATTCATCAACTGAAAGTTTCTATTTTGGCAGGGTTTTTG ATGTGGTTGAAGCCTGTGTTATTCTTAATGCATTGCAAGTACTCAGTGTATTTAAACCAGTTGTTCATT ATTGGGCTTACTTTGATGGTGAGACTTTGTCACTGGGATACCAATTTTGTCATGCCAGTAGCTTATTACATTTTGTGTCCGTAAT GCCAGTGTTTTATGTCTTGCAGATCTG TGAAGATATGGTTTCACTTGATGATATTGATAGTcatatcaatatcaatcaagttGCTTGTGTTAATGATTGTATTCACATTGGTGCCGAGACGGTTGGATCGAATGTTCCAGTTATAGGAATGTTGTTTGAATCGGTTGATGAgatgtttaaattttacaagGAATATGGTCAAGTAAATGGGTTTTCAGTCAAGAGGAGGTTATTAACGAAGGATACGAATGGTGATTACAGATATATGATATTTTCATGCGGGAGGTCGGATAAATTTGTATCACGTTCGAAGAATCCAGCCAATCATCGTGGCTATAGTAAGAATGAGTGCAAGGCGAGGCTTGTTGGTAGACTTTCTGTTGATGGGAAATGgaagattacattgtttgaagatGTCCACAACCACGATCTAAGTCCTAGTCATTCTAGATTCTTTGTGTGCAATAGGGAAATAAATCCGTCCATGAAAAGACAGCTAGAGATTAATGATATTGCTGGAATTCGACCGAACAAGAGTTTCAATTCATTTGTCATTGGTGCGGGTGGTCATGACAATATTCAATTTCTGGAGAGAGATACTAGAAACCTTATTGCTAGGACTAGAGATGCTAATGCCGTACATGATTACTTTCTTAAAATGCAAGCTAATAATAATCAGGGGTTTTTTTCATTGATAGATTGGGATGATGATGGACGTTTAAGGAACGTTTTTTGGGCAGATCCGCGCAGCAGGGCAGCTTATCATGAATTTGGTGATATTGTTACGTTCGATACGACATACCTAACTAACAAGTATGACATGCCATTTGCCCCGTTTGTTGGTGTGAATCACCATGGGCAGTCAATACTTCTTGGTTGTGGTTTGATATCTAGTGAGGACACTCAGACATTCGTTTGGTTATTTAGGACATGGTTAGCGTGCATGGGTGGTGTTGCTCCTCATGGTATAATAACTGACCAGGATAGGGCAATGAAGAATGCTATTGAAATCGTCTTTCCAAACACAAGGCGTAGATTATGTTTATGGCATATCATGAAGAAGGTCCCTGAGAAATTTGGATCACATGGTGAATATGAATCCATCAAGCGAATGTTGGCTGAAGCTGTTTATGACTCACATAGcattgaagaatttgaaa ATAATTGGAGTCTGCTTATTTACCTGCATAATCTGGATGGTAATTCTTGGCTGGATAATATGTACATGGAGAAAGAAAAGTGGGTTCCTATCTacgtaaaaaaatatttttgggtCGGAATGTCAACAACTGGTCGGAGCGAGAGCATGAATGCTTTCTTTGATGGTTATGTCAACTCAAAGACAACGTTGAAACAATTTGTCGAGCAATATAGTAATGCTTTGCGGAAGAAAATTGAGAAGGAATGCCAGGCGGATTTTGACTCAGCCAACAAGAAGTTAGTGTGTGTTACAAAATACgaaatgcaaatgcaaatgcaaaaCACATTGACCCACGCGAAGTTTTTAGAGTTTCAGAAGGAATTGAGTGGGATGATGTATTGCGGTATCaagtcaatgtgtaccgttgaaTTAGGCACTCAATACATTATATACAAAGACATTTTTTATGGTGAAAGTGGCAAGAAGAAAGTTATGTTCACTGTGATGTATGATGGACTTAACGTTGGGTGttcttgtttgaactttgagttTAAGGGTATTTTGTGCAGGCATGCTGTAACTGTACTTCTGGCAAATGATGAGTATTTACTTCCGGCACATTACATATTCTCACGGTGGAGGAAAGATGTTAGAAGATGTCATTCTCGAGTGAAGATAAGCTTTGATGGGTGGACAACCACAAATGAGCAAGTCCGGTATGATCATATGTGTAAGACATTTGCTTGGTTGGCAGACTTGGCAGCGGAAAATGATTACCATTATTCAAACGTCATAAAGTGGATTGAAGGGAGCATAAATAACATGGCAACAATTCCAAGGCAAATAGCTATTGCTTCTTTGACGGTGAGTTCTTCAATATCTAATGATCCAATAATCAAAAAAGGGAAAGGACGCCCACACAGTGTCATGAAGAAGAAGGTTTTCAAGAGGAATTATGGTGATAGCACGAGCAACGCAGCCGGAGGATCTAGGTCTAATGGAGGTCTAGGGTGTTGA